One region of Streptomyces sp. CG4 genomic DNA includes:
- a CDS encoding exodeoxyribonuclease III: MRIATWNVNSITARLPRLLAWLESSGTDVLCLQEAKVAEDQFPFDQLRELGYESAVHATGRWNGVAVLSRVGIEDVVKGLPGDPGFDGATEPRALSATCGPVRVWSVYVPNGREVDHPHYAYKLQWFEALKTAVAGDASGSRPFAVLGDYNVAPTDDDVYDVAAFEGSTHVTPAERAALTALREAGLDDVVPRPLKYDHPFTYWDYRQLCFPKNRGMRIDLVYGNEPFAKAVKDAYVDREERKGKGASDHAPVVVDLDV, encoded by the coding sequence ATGCGCATCGCTACCTGGAACGTGAACTCGATCACCGCCCGCCTTCCGAGGCTGCTGGCCTGGCTGGAGAGCAGCGGCACCGATGTGCTCTGCCTGCAGGAAGCCAAGGTCGCCGAGGACCAGTTCCCGTTCGACCAGCTGCGCGAGCTGGGATACGAGTCGGCGGTCCACGCGACCGGCCGGTGGAACGGCGTGGCGGTGCTCTCCCGGGTCGGCATCGAGGACGTCGTCAAGGGCCTGCCCGGCGACCCCGGCTTCGACGGGGCGACCGAGCCGCGTGCCCTCTCGGCGACCTGCGGCCCGGTCCGCGTCTGGTCGGTGTACGTCCCGAACGGCCGCGAGGTGGACCACCCGCACTACGCGTACAAGCTCCAGTGGTTCGAGGCCCTGAAGACCGCCGTCGCCGGTGACGCCTCCGGCAGCCGCCCGTTCGCCGTCCTGGGGGACTACAACGTGGCGCCGACCGACGACGACGTCTACGACGTGGCCGCCTTCGAGGGCTCCACCCACGTCACCCCCGCCGAGCGCGCCGCCCTGACCGCCCTGCGCGAGGCGGGCCTGGACGACGTGGTGCCCCGCCCCCTGAAGTACGACCACCCGTTCACGTACTGGGACTACCGCCAGCTCTGCTTCCCGAAGAACCGCGGCATGCGCATCGACCTGGTGTACGGCAACGAACCGTTCGCCAAGGCCGTCAAGGACGCCTACGTCGACCGCGAGG
- a CDS encoding MBL fold metallo-hydrolase: MKLTKKSHACVRLEKDGQTLVIDPGGFSEEDAALGADAILITHEHPDHFDEFRLRAAMENNPAAQIWTLRSVADKIAAVFPGRVHTVGHGDTFTTAGFDVQVHGELHAVIHPEIPRITNVGYLIDGGRVFHPGDALTVPHSPVETLMLPVMAPWNKISEVIEYVREVRPQRAYDVHDALLTDLARPIYDRQIGALGGTDHRRLTPGASTEV, encoded by the coding sequence ATGAAGCTCACGAAGAAGTCCCATGCCTGCGTTCGTCTTGAGAAGGACGGGCAGACGCTCGTCATCGACCCCGGAGGGTTCAGCGAAGAGGACGCGGCGCTCGGCGCGGACGCCATCCTGATCACGCACGAGCACCCGGACCACTTCGACGAGTTCCGGCTGCGGGCCGCCATGGAGAACAACCCGGCCGCCCAGATCTGGACGCTGAGGTCCGTCGCCGACAAGATCGCGGCGGTCTTCCCGGGCCGGGTGCACACCGTCGGCCACGGCGACACCTTCACCACGGCCGGCTTCGACGTGCAGGTCCACGGCGAGCTGCACGCCGTGATCCATCCGGAGATCCCGCGCATCACCAACGTCGGCTATCTGATCGACGGCGGCAGGGTCTTCCACCCCGGCGACGCCCTCACCGTCCCCCACAGCCCCGTCGAGACACTGATGCTCCCGGTGATGGCCCCCTGGAACAAGATCTCCGAGGTGATCGAGTACGTCCGCGAGGTACGGCCGCAGCGCGCCTACGACGTGCACGACGCCCTGCTCACCGACCTTGCCCGCCCGATCTACGACCGCCAGATCGGCGCCCTCGGCGGCACCGACCACCGGCGGCTGACCCCGGGGGCCTCCACCGAGGTGTGA
- a CDS encoding alpha/beta fold hydrolase, giving the protein MSETPPNTLQYRFDGPEEAPVLILGPSLGTTWHMWDRQVPELIKQWRVFRFDLPGHGGAPAHPAGSVAELTARLLATLDSLGVQRFGYAGCALGGAIGIELALRHPERLASLALVAASPRFGTADEFRQRGVIVRTNGLDPIARTAPDRWFTGGFAAAQPAITEWAVQMVRTTDPGCYIAACEALASFDVRAELGRVGAPTLVLVGADDQVTGPAEARTLVAGIRDARLAVVPGASHLVPVEQPAAVTDLLVRHFSTAWQQPYDTGQTVLPTAAVVPVPAAAPAPVPRAEIAPVAVPAQPAVRTDRYESGLKIRREVLGDAYVDGELAQSDGLTGDFQEFITRYAWGEIWDRPGLDRRTRSCITLTALVAGGHLDELALHTRAALRNGLTPEEIKEVLLQAAVYCGVPAARSAFRVARQVIQEETTPAE; this is encoded by the coding sequence GTGAGCGAGACACCACCGAACACCCTGCAGTACCGCTTTGACGGGCCAGAAGAGGCCCCCGTCCTGATCCTGGGTCCCTCACTGGGTACCACATGGCATATGTGGGACCGCCAGGTTCCGGAGCTGATCAAGCAGTGGCGGGTCTTCCGGTTCGACCTGCCTGGCCACGGCGGTGCCCCCGCCCATCCGGCCGGTTCCGTCGCCGAGCTGACCGCTCGGCTGCTGGCCACGCTGGACTCGCTCGGTGTGCAGCGGTTCGGCTACGCGGGCTGTGCGCTGGGCGGTGCGATCGGCATCGAGCTGGCGCTGCGCCACCCCGAGCGGCTCGCCTCGCTGGCGCTGGTCGCCGCCTCGCCCCGGTTCGGCACCGCCGACGAGTTCCGGCAGCGCGGGGTGATCGTCCGCACCAACGGCCTCGACCCGATCGCCCGCACCGCGCCGGACCGCTGGTTCACCGGCGGGTTCGCCGCGGCCCAGCCGGCGATCACCGAGTGGGCGGTGCAGATGGTCCGCACCACCGACCCGGGCTGCTACATCGCCGCCTGCGAGGCGCTCGCCTCCTTCGACGTACGGGCCGAGCTGGGCCGGGTCGGTGCGCCGACGCTCGTGCTCGTCGGCGCCGACGACCAGGTCACCGGGCCCGCCGAGGCCCGGACCCTGGTCGCGGGCATACGGGATGCCCGGCTCGCGGTCGTCCCCGGCGCCTCCCACCTGGTTCCGGTCGAGCAGCCGGCGGCCGTCACCGACCTGCTGGTGCGCCACTTCTCCACCGCCTGGCAGCAGCCCTACGACACCGGCCAGACCGTCCTCCCGACGGCGGCGGTCGTGCCGGTCCCCGCGGCGGCCCCGGCACCCGTGCCCCGCGCCGAGATCGCCCCGGTCGCCGTACCGGCGCAGCCGGCCGTGCGAACCGACCGGTACGAGTCCGGGCTCAAGATCCGCCGGGAGGTGCTGGGCGACGCGTACGTGGACGGCGAGCTGGCGCAGTCCGACGGGTTGACCGGTGACTTCCAGGAGTTCATCACCCGCTATGCCTGGGGCGAGATATGGGACCGGCCGGGCCTGGACCGCCGTACCCGCAGCTGCATCACGCTGACCGCGCTGGTCGCGGGCGGCCATCTGGACGAGCTGGCCCTGCACACCCGGGCCGCCTTGCGCAACGGGCTCACCCCGGAGGAGATCAAGGAGGTGCTGCTGCAGGCGGCCGTGTACTGCGGGGTGCCGGCGGCGCGCAGCGCGTTCCGGGTGGCCCGGCAGGTCATACAGGAGGAGACCACCCCCGCCGAGTGA
- a CDS encoding site-specific integrase: protein MHGIRGERLYAALLLSLMGLRPAEVCGLRWEDVDLESATIVIANTRTMMGNRYVVEKDTKSLAGERDLPLPTPVLAALKAFRARQAEEKLALGEAYVVSGYVLVHETGEAFTIKQLRRRAYRLMELLGLRRVRLYDARSSCFTFLANNGVPDHILA from the coding sequence ATCCATGGCATCAGGGGAGAACGCCTCTACGCTGCGCTTCTGCTTTCTCTGATGGGGCTCCGCCCAGCTGAAGTCTGCGGCCTTCGCTGGGAAGATGTTGACTTGGAAAGCGCAACGATCGTCATTGCCAACACGCGCACGATGATGGGCAACCGCTACGTGGTGGAGAAGGACACCAAGTCTCTTGCGGGCGAGCGGGATTTGCCGCTGCCGACTCCGGTGCTAGCCGCCCTCAAGGCGTTCAGGGCTCGCCAGGCCGAGGAGAAGCTCGCTCTGGGGGAGGCGTACGTGGTGTCCGGCTATGTGCTGGTGCACGAGACCGGAGAAGCCTTCACGATCAAGCAACTTCGTCGGCGTGCGTACCGGCTTATGGAGCTTCTCGGCCTCCGTCGCGTCAGGCTCTACGACGCCCGCTCGTCGTGCTTCACCTTCCTGGCCAACAACGGCGTGCCGGACCACATCCTCGCGTGA
- a CDS encoding DsbA family protein, producing the protein MAVSKAGRIATAVAAAALIGVAASACGPDDNNAGGSGSVKESSSKSASSAPEAKAPPAGNQLAKVPASVKGGVVTVGDPKAKHTVKVYEDPRCPFCKKFEEGGAQALVKPVANGNVKIEYTLASFLDKNLGGSGSVNAVNALRASVEVGKFAEFHAGVFANQPEVETEDAYTPAFLLKIADKVEGLRGAAFDKAVTDGTYKKWVETAMKSFSDDGIQGTPTVLIDGKKAPGDGSAIYDKAEFAKVLKDAGIS; encoded by the coding sequence ATGGCCGTAAGCAAGGCCGGGCGCATAGCCACGGCGGTGGCCGCCGCCGCGCTGATCGGGGTGGCCGCGTCCGCCTGTGGACCCGACGACAACAACGCGGGCGGGAGCGGGTCCGTGAAGGAGTCCTCCTCGAAGTCCGCGTCGTCCGCCCCCGAGGCGAAGGCTCCGCCGGCCGGGAACCAGCTCGCGAAGGTGCCCGCCTCCGTTAAGGGCGGCGTAGTCACCGTCGGTGATCCGAAGGCCAAGCATACGGTCAAGGTGTACGAGGATCCGCGCTGCCCGTTCTGCAAGAAGTTCGAGGAGGGCGGCGCCCAGGCTCTGGTGAAGCCGGTTGCCAACGGCAACGTCAAGATCGAGTACACACTTGCCTCGTTCCTCGACAAGAACCTCGGTGGCAGCGGCTCCGTGAACGCCGTGAACGCGCTGCGCGCCTCCGTCGAGGTGGGCAAGTTCGCCGAGTTCCACGCGGGCGTCTTCGCCAACCAGCCGGAGGTGGAGACCGAGGACGCCTACACTCCGGCCTTCCTGCTGAAGATCGCCGACAAGGTCGAGGGTCTGCGTGGTGCCGCCTTCGACAAGGCGGTCACCGACGGCACGTACAAGAAGTGGGTCGAGACGGCCATGAAGTCCTTCTCGGACGACGGTATCCAGGGCACACCGACCGTCCTCATCGACGGCAAGAAGGCGCCGGGCGACGGCAGCGCGATATACGACAAGGCGGAGTTCGCCAAGGTCCTCAAGGACGCGGGGATCTCCTAA
- a CDS encoding IS110 family transposase encodes MPRSTASLSIAAPDTPRPQTGVKDMPHRGPDNEEPEAGSRHLRSQPPTPAEGTILMFVGWDWASASHDVTVIDDRGIVIDHWAFQHSEDDFSAALARLSRHGTPAELPVIIERSSGLVADRLLKAGYPVVPVHPTAFHAARPRWDTSGAKSDPGDSYKLADYLPTDGHRLRRLVPVDSGLRELQALVRLRDDHVRARTAAGNQLGALLEQHWPGPKNLFCSLVSDIALDFLTDYPTPQSAARLGEARMAAFCKRHAYRGGKPASALLARLRSAPVAPVSLPADVLTALITAQVQLLRSLQTTIAQLDTTIKVRLARHPRAILLAELPGVGTINLAQLLAEVGPVLDRVESAEQAAAECGAAPVTKASGKTHGVYFRWAANTRARKAITAFAHNSRMQSPWAAGLYANARARGKGNPHATRIVARAWLRVIWACWHNATPYDPCSHPAAQRLAAP; translated from the coding sequence GTGCCGCGCTCGACGGCCAGTTTGAGTATTGCCGCCCCTGACACGCCGAGGCCCCAGACCGGCGTCAAGGACATGCCCCACCGAGGGCCGGACAATGAGGAACCGGAAGCCGGGTCTCGTCACCTGCGGAGTCAGCCACCAACTCCGGCAGAAGGGACGATATTGATGTTCGTCGGATGGGACTGGGCCAGCGCCAGCCACGACGTGACCGTCATTGACGACCGCGGCATCGTGATCGACCACTGGGCCTTCCAGCACAGCGAAGACGACTTCTCGGCCGCCTTGGCCCGACTGTCCCGCCACGGCACCCCGGCTGAACTGCCCGTCATCATCGAACGTTCCAGTGGACTGGTCGCCGACCGTCTGCTCAAGGCCGGATACCCGGTCGTGCCCGTCCACCCCACCGCCTTTCACGCCGCACGACCTCGATGGGATACTTCCGGTGCCAAATCCGATCCCGGTGACAGCTACAAACTCGCGGACTACCTACCCACCGACGGCCACCGCCTGCGCCGCCTCGTGCCTGTCGACAGCGGCCTGCGAGAACTCCAAGCCCTCGTACGCCTGCGCGACGATCACGTTCGTGCACGCACCGCCGCCGGCAACCAGCTCGGCGCTCTGCTCGAGCAGCACTGGCCCGGACCCAAGAACCTGTTCTGCTCGCTCGTCTCCGACATCGCCCTGGACTTCCTGACGGACTACCCCACGCCGCAGTCCGCCGCCCGACTCGGCGAAGCCCGCATGGCCGCCTTCTGCAAGCGCCATGCCTACCGAGGCGGCAAACCGGCATCCGCACTCCTGGCCCGGCTCCGCTCCGCTCCCGTCGCCCCCGTCAGCCTCCCCGCCGACGTCCTCACCGCGCTCATCACCGCGCAAGTCCAGCTCCTGCGCAGCCTGCAGACGACCATCGCCCAGCTCGATACGACCATCAAGGTCCGCCTCGCCAGGCACCCGCGCGCCATCCTCCTTGCCGAGCTGCCCGGCGTGGGCACCATCAACCTCGCACAGCTGCTCGCCGAGGTCGGCCCGGTCCTTGACCGCGTCGAGTCCGCCGAACAAGCCGCCGCCGAGTGCGGAGCCGCACCAGTGACCAAGGCATCAGGAAAGACACATGGCGTCTACTTCCGGTGGGCCGCCAACACACGCGCCCGCAAGGCCATCACTGCCTTCGCTCATAACTCCCGCATGCAATCACCATGGGCCGCCGGCCTCTACGCAAACGCCCGCGCACGCGGAAAAGGCAACCCTCACGCCACTCGGATCGTCGCCCGCGCATGGCTCCGTGTCATATGGGCTTGCTGGCACAACGCCACCCCTTACGACCCCTGCAGCCACCCCGCTGCCCAACGCCTCGCAGCCCCCTGA
- a CDS encoding transposase, with translation MNDEEVMLQAIRITLRLLAQRIGQLAEQIKDLEGRLARLAERHTPQLLTVVGIGPNTAVTSLITVGDNPERLGNEASFAARCGVSPVERSSASRQFRRLNRGRDRQASAALHRTVQTRLRFDPRTQNYYERRIKEGKTRREIVRCLIGEVSMLRPNPWAVTPR, from the coding sequence TTGAACGATGAAGAGGTCATGCTGCAGGCCATCCGCATCACACTGCGTCTGTTGGCCCAGCGAATCGGGCAACTCGCCGAGCAGATCAAGGATTTGGAGGGCCGGCTGGCCCGACTCGCGGAACGCCACACCCCGCAGCTGCTCACCGTGGTGGGCATCGGTCCGAACACGGCTGTCACTTCGCTGATCACGGTGGGGGACAACCCGGAACGCCTGGGCAATGAGGCTTCCTTCGCGGCACGGTGCGGGGTCAGCCCGGTCGAGCGTTCCTCGGCCAGTCGGCAGTTCCGTCGCCTCAACCGTGGCCGCGACCGGCAGGCCAGCGCCGCCCTGCACCGGACCGTGCAGACTCGCCTGCGCTTCGACCCGCGCACCCAGAACTACTACGAACGCCGCATCAAGGAGGGCAAGACCCGACGCGAAATCGTCCGATGCCTCATTGGGGAAGTATCGATGCTGCGGCCCAACCCATGGGCCGTGACTCCCCGGTGA
- a CDS encoding helix-turn-helix transcriptional regulator translates to MAMTNNFGIALRGWRERLSPLAGGLESDADRRIPGLRREELARLAGLSVDYVVRLEQGRARNPSAQVVTALARALRLGTSERDHLFRCAHLAPPSNGDVPLHVPPSVHRLVRQLGDAPVAVYAADWTLVSWNRKWTATIGDPGTYGWDQGNLVAGMFRSSGGHRVDSIAAWPVRSWAGDEEEEESLVADLRVTAVAYPDDARLASLVDRLLHTSPRFAHLWSNGTAGLHTGDRKTIEHPLVGDMTLDLDVLMVPGSDLRIVAYTAVAGTDDAEKLDALRADSYQ, encoded by the coding sequence ATGGCCATGACGAACAACTTCGGCATCGCCCTGCGAGGCTGGAGGGAGCGCCTTTCGCCCTTAGCGGGCGGGCTGGAATCCGACGCCGACCGGCGCATCCCCGGTCTGCGCCGCGAGGAACTGGCCCGCCTGGCCGGCCTGTCGGTCGACTACGTGGTGCGGCTCGAACAGGGCCGCGCCCGCAACCCCTCCGCCCAGGTCGTCACAGCCCTGGCCAGAGCCCTACGCCTGGGCACCTCCGAGCGTGACCACCTGTTCCGCTGCGCCCACCTCGCGCCGCCCTCCAACGGCGACGTACCCCTGCACGTGCCGCCGAGCGTCCACCGGCTCGTCCGCCAACTGGGCGACGCGCCAGTCGCGGTCTACGCCGCCGACTGGACGCTGGTCAGCTGGAACCGGAAGTGGACCGCCACCATCGGTGACCCCGGTACCTACGGCTGGGACCAGGGCAACCTCGTCGCGGGGATGTTCCGCTCCAGCGGCGGTCACCGGGTCGATTCCATTGCCGCCTGGCCGGTACGGTCCTGGGCGGGCGACGAGGAAGAGGAAGAGTCCCTCGTCGCCGATCTGCGGGTGACGGCGGTGGCCTACCCCGACGACGCCCGGCTCGCCTCGCTCGTCGACCGGCTGCTCCACACCAGCCCCCGCTTCGCCCACCTGTGGTCCAACGGCACCGCCGGCCTCCACACCGGCGACCGCAAGACCATCGAACACCCCCTGGTCGGCGACATGACCCTCGACCTCGACGTCCTCATGGTCCCCGGCTCCGATCTCCGTATCGTCGCCTACACGGCCGTCGCCGGAACCGACGACGCCGAAAAGCTGGACGCTCTACGCGCGGACTCGTACCAGTAG
- a CDS encoding CocE/NonD family hydrolase produces MVDVNVAPFETEVRTRAGDLVRADVYLPADSEGPFPVVLGASPYQKALRHLPAHPVFPFIEYGPIQLYLDNGYAYVVMDVPGTGRSEGTWDPVSRGEGEAIHDMIEHVAAEPWSTGAIGMIGMSHYCWSQWNAARTRPPHLRTIVAYDGATDMYRDWMYHGGIPIQGFLSTWLFGSVLVQHEIEGIDLRVGGKQDFVYDILSHPLDDEWHRRRSPFWELPQIDIPVFSIGVWGKAALHLRGNFYGFERVRGPKKLLVTHPGSFAAAQRYYFDEDFHRTELLPWYDHHLKGTDNGVMATPDVRFYVNGADAYQSALTWPPPDVRTSTFYLAGEHSGAVDSLNDGTLTETKPVADEASTSWCYPDPEWMAGVTVFDEHGVPDHVARVNTFTTAPMTEDREFTGHATLTLHASSDQTDMDVFVKLSLVSGDSGAGLPIKVSQGWLRASHRAEDPELTSDMRPFHLHNGEDPLEPGKVYELHIELLPLSFLAREGDRIRLEITNQDSLITDAPMTHFYGQKSGTDTYHHDRLRPSALHLHERPRP; encoded by the coding sequence ATGGTCGATGTGAATGTAGCCCCCTTCGAGACCGAGGTCCGCACCCGCGCGGGAGATCTCGTCCGCGCCGATGTCTATCTCCCCGCCGACAGCGAGGGGCCGTTCCCGGTCGTTCTCGGCGCCTCCCCGTACCAGAAGGCGCTGCGCCACCTGCCCGCGCACCCGGTGTTCCCGTTCATCGAGTACGGGCCCATCCAGCTCTACCTCGACAACGGCTACGCCTACGTCGTGATGGACGTACCCGGAACCGGCCGCTCCGAGGGCACCTGGGACCCGGTCTCGCGGGGCGAGGGCGAAGCCATCCACGACATGATCGAGCACGTCGCTGCCGAGCCGTGGTCCACCGGCGCGATCGGCATGATCGGCATGTCCCACTACTGCTGGAGCCAGTGGAACGCCGCACGCACCCGCCCGCCGCATCTGAGGACGATCGTCGCCTACGACGGCGCCACCGACATGTACCGCGACTGGATGTACCACGGGGGCATCCCGATCCAGGGCTTCCTGAGCACCTGGCTGTTCGGCTCGGTGCTGGTCCAGCACGAGATCGAGGGCATCGACTTGCGTGTCGGCGGCAAACAGGACTTCGTCTACGACATCCTCTCCCACCCCCTGGACGACGAGTGGCATCGTCGGCGCTCGCCGTTCTGGGAGTTGCCACAGATCGACATCCCCGTGTTCTCCATCGGCGTGTGGGGGAAGGCCGCGCTGCACTTGCGTGGCAACTTCTACGGCTTCGAGCGCGTACGGGGGCCCAAGAAGCTACTGGTCACGCACCCCGGCAGCTTCGCCGCCGCGCAGAGGTACTACTTCGACGAGGACTTCCACCGCACCGAGTTGCTGCCCTGGTACGACCACCACCTCAAAGGCACTGACAACGGCGTGATGGCGACACCCGACGTCCGCTTCTACGTCAACGGCGCGGACGCCTATCAGTCGGCGCTCACCTGGCCGCCACCGGACGTGCGCACCAGCACCTTCTACCTCGCCGGGGAGCACAGCGGCGCCGTCGACTCCCTCAACGACGGTACGCTCACCGAGACCAAGCCGGTGGCGGACGAGGCGTCCACCTCCTGGTGCTACCCGGATCCCGAGTGGATGGCCGGCGTCACCGTCTTCGACGAACACGGCGTCCCCGACCACGTCGCGCGGGTCAACACCTTCACCACGGCGCCCATGACCGAGGACCGCGAGTTCACCGGCCATGCCACGCTGACGCTGCACGCCTCCTCGGACCAGACCGACATGGACGTCTTCGTCAAGCTCTCCCTCGTCTCCGGTGACTCCGGCGCCGGGCTGCCGATCAAGGTCAGCCAGGGCTGGCTGCGTGCCTCCCACCGCGCCGAGGACCCCGAACTCACCAGTGACATGCGTCCGTTCCACCTGCACAACGGCGAAGATCCGCTGGAGCCCGGCAAGGTCTACGAACTCCACATCGAACTGCTGCCCCTGTCGTTCCTGGCCCGCGAGGGCGACCGCATCCGCCTGGAGATCACCAACCAGGACTCGCTGATCACCGACGCGCCCATGACCCACTTCTACGGCCAGAAGTCCGGGACCGACACCTACCACCACGACCGGCTCCGCCCCTCGGCGCTGCATCTGCACGAGCGCCCGCGCCCCTAA